The Geobacter sp. AOG2 genome includes a window with the following:
- a CDS encoding cupin domain-containing protein translates to MGRFTDINTQEWKAVRPDVAQGVLGTTILDEGVRMTVTRVLPGSGFAAHHDAYGHLLYFLSGSGVVGVNGEEAAIRPGLAVRIQAGEEHYYRNTGNDELTLLSVNIPQDGR, encoded by the coding sequence ATGGGCAGATTCACTGACATCAACACCCAGGAGTGGAAGGCGGTGCGGCCGGACGTTGCCCAGGGGGTTCTGGGTACGACCATTCTCGACGAAGGGGTCAGGATGACCGTTACGCGCGTCCTGCCGGGAAGCGGCTTTGCTGCGCACCACGACGCCTACGGCCACCTGCTCTATTTCCTGTCCGGCTCGGGCGTCGTGGGGGTGAACGGCGAAGAAGCCGCCATACGACCGGGACTGGCGGTCCGCATCCAGGCCGGGGAAGAACATTATTACCGCAATACCGGGAACGATGAACTTACCCTGTTGTCGGTCAATATCCCCCAGGATGGACGTTGA
- a CDS encoding chemotaxis protein CheW, whose protein sequence is MSNALVPVKNTGTQGELAQLVSFNIFNEEYGVEVLKVREIIRMTAITHIPNTPPHVEGVINLRGKVIPIMSMRKRFGMAETESDSQTRIIVIDVGGDLTGFIVDSVAEVIRISGSEIQPPPSMASGGIEQEFIVGVVNRPDRLLILLDPDKMLSQTERQFIGEC, encoded by the coding sequence ATGTCGAACGCACTTGTACCGGTGAAGAACACGGGGACTCAAGGGGAATTGGCCCAACTGGTCAGTTTCAACATCTTCAATGAGGAATACGGGGTTGAGGTCCTGAAGGTACGGGAGATCATCCGCATGACGGCCATCACCCATATCCCCAACACGCCTCCCCATGTGGAAGGGGTCATCAACCTGCGCGGCAAGGTGATCCCGATCATGTCCATGCGCAAGAGGTTCGGCATGGCGGAGACGGAGAGCGATAGTCAGACCCGAATCATCGTGATCGATGTCGGCGGCGACCTGACCGGCTTCATCGTCGATTCGGTCGCGGAGGTGATCCGTATCTCCGGCAGCGAGATTCAGCCGCCGCCCAGCATGGCATCGGGAGGTATCGAGCAGGAGTTCATCGTTGGCGTCGTCAATCGGCCCGATCGTCTCCTCATCCTGCTCGACCCCGACAAGATGCTCTCGCAGACGGAAAGACAGTTCATCGGTGAGTGTTGA
- a CDS encoding SlyX family protein — protein MEERITELELRFMQQEHTIQELNDTVCRQEITIERLVRDQNLIREQLRLLAPSINRSADEEEPPPHY, from the coding sequence ATGGAAGAACGAATTACCGAACTGGAGTTGCGTTTCATGCAGCAGGAACACACCATCCAGGAGTTGAACGACACCGTCTGCCGCCAGGAGATTACCATTGAGCGGCTTGTGCGGGATCAGAACCTGATCCGCGAACAGCTTCGCCTGTTGGCACCTTCCATCAATCGCAGTGCCGACGAGGAGGAGCCACCCCCCCATTACTGA
- a CDS encoding DMT family transporter gives MTGDTLHAGRAQIYFKLVLTTFFWGGTFVAARFAVHEVPPLFAAACRFGIAAAVLLALVARQAQRRGETFPVPRNLREVLALSSLGLTGIFCYNAFFFSGLKLTGAANGSLIVAINPLLTAVLSAWWLRERIRPFQAAGLVVSLMGVGVIVTRGDVGAFRTLSFNHGDLLLLGAPLSWAVYSILGKRAMSTFSPLVATAYAALSGSLLLIPAAALEALGGAGPHRFSLLGWLAILQLALLGTVIGFVWWYEGVKTLGASRAALFVNLVPVFGTLLASLLLGERLGLPLLWGGTLVIAGVFGGTVRLKAG, from the coding sequence GTGACGGGTGATACACTCCACGCCGGTAGAGCGCAGATATATTTCAAGCTGGTCCTGACGACCTTCTTCTGGGGCGGCACTTTTGTGGCCGCCCGCTTTGCGGTGCACGAAGTGCCGCCGCTCTTTGCCGCCGCCTGCCGTTTCGGGATTGCAGCGGCCGTGCTGCTGGCGCTGGTGGCCCGGCAGGCGCAGCGCAGAGGCGAAACCTTCCCGGTTCCCCGCAACCTGCGTGAAGTTCTGGCCCTCTCCTCCCTTGGCCTGACGGGGATATTCTGCTACAACGCCTTCTTTTTCAGCGGTCTCAAGCTGACCGGCGCCGCCAACGGCTCCTTGATAGTTGCCATCAACCCGCTTTTAACGGCGGTGCTGTCCGCTTGGTGGCTGCGGGAGCGGATCAGGCCGTTCCAGGCTGCCGGGCTGGTGGTTTCCCTGATGGGTGTTGGGGTCATCGTCACTCGCGGCGATGTGGGCGCGTTTCGCACCCTCTCCTTCAACCACGGCGATCTTCTGCTGCTCGGGGCACCCCTCAGTTGGGCGGTCTATTCGATCCTCGGCAAGCGGGCCATGAGCACCTTTTCACCCCTGGTGGCGACCGCCTATGCCGCCCTCTCCGGCTCGCTGCTCCTGATCCCGGCCGCCGCCCTGGAGGCGTTGGGCGGGGCGGGACCGCATCGCTTCAGCCTCCTTGGCTGGCTGGCCATCCTGCAACTGGCCCTGCTCGGCACGGTGATCGGTTTTGTCTGGTGGTACGAGGGGGTCAAGACCCTGGGGGCCAGCCGGGCCGCCCTGTTCGTCAACCTGGTGCCGGTCTTCGGTACCCTCCTGGCGTCCCTGCTGCTGGGGGAGCGGCTTGGGTTGCCCCTGTTGTGGGGTGGCACGCTGGTCATTGCCGGGGTCTTCGGCGGAACGGTCCGTTTGAAGGCAGGCTGA
- a CDS encoding sulfide/dihydroorotate dehydrogenase-like FAD/NAD-binding protein, giving the protein MFEVVSNDILAPSLHRMVVRAPRVAASRKPGQFVIVRSAAGEERIPLTIGDADNAAGTITLFIQAIGASTRMIVAIPAGGFLRDVAGPLGLPTHIEQWGRVACIGGGVGTAVLYPLAKALAEAGNDVTTIIGGRADAYIILKDELSAFSREVLVTTEDGSMGRKGFVTAELADLMANPDTCPRAVFAIGPVPMMRAVAELTRPLGITTIVSLNPIMIDGTGMCGGCRVLVGGQPKFACVDGPEFDGHQVDFENLFDRLSTYRSHEAADCKLNRQVQP; this is encoded by the coding sequence ATGTTTGAAGTAGTAAGCAACGACATCCTTGCACCCTCTCTCCACCGCATGGTGGTCAGGGCACCGCGGGTGGCGGCGTCCCGGAAACCGGGACAGTTCGTCATCGTCCGTTCAGCAGCGGGGGAAGAGCGTATTCCCCTCACCATCGGTGACGCCGACAACGCAGCCGGCACCATCACCCTTTTCATCCAGGCCATCGGCGCATCGACGCGCATGATCGTCGCCATACCTGCCGGCGGCTTTCTGCGCGACGTGGCCGGGCCGCTCGGCCTGCCGACCCACATCGAACAGTGGGGACGGGTGGCCTGCATAGGGGGCGGCGTCGGGACGGCGGTCCTCTACCCTCTGGCCAAGGCCCTTGCCGAAGCGGGCAACGATGTAACCACCATCATCGGTGGCCGCGCCGATGCCTACATCATTCTGAAAGACGAGTTATCGGCCTTTTCCAGGGAGGTACTGGTCACCACCGAGGACGGCAGCATGGGGCGTAAAGGGTTTGTGACCGCCGAATTGGCCGACCTGATGGCCAACCCGGACACCTGCCCCCGGGCGGTATTCGCCATCGGCCCGGTACCGATGATGCGGGCTGTGGCCGAACTCACCCGCCCTCTGGGCATCACGACGATCGTCAGTCTCAACCCGATCATGATCGACGGGACCGGCATGTGCGGCGGATGCCGCGTGCTGGTGGGAGGCCAGCCGAAATTCGCCTGCGTGGACGGCCCAGAATTCGACGGCCACCAGGTGGACTTCGAAAACCTCTTTGACCGTCTTTCCACCTATCGCAGCCACGAGGCCGCCGATTGCAAACTGAACAGGCAGGTGCAGCCATGA
- the gltA gene encoding NADPH-dependent glutamate synthase, whose protein sequence is MTTPMTTKERLAIDRVRMPELAATIRSTNFEEVNRGLEADDAIREAQRCIQCKNRQCVEGCPVGVSIPEFIGLLAENDLPGAARILQHDNALPAVCGRVCPQETQCEAKCVRGIKGEAVAIGYLERFVADWAMENAAQLSTEPLPPATGKKVAVVGCGPAGLTAAGELARAGHGVVIFEALHDTGGVLRYGIPEFRLPKAIIDVEVDRLRALGVEIECNVIIGKTLTLAQLRQEFDAVFIANGAGLPTMLNIAGENLKGVYSANEYLTRVNLMGAGRQADASTPIIKGRNVAVIGGGNTAMDCVRTARRLGAERAMIIYRRSEAEMPARVEEIKHAKEEGVEFLMLTAPVAILSEGDGWAASLRCQRMELGEPDASGRRKPVPVEGAQYDIPADVVVNAVGTGANPLLTATAPDLDLNKWGNIVADESGLTNLEGVFAGGDIVRGGATVILAMGDGKQAAAAISEFLA, encoded by the coding sequence ATGACCACACCCATGACAACCAAAGAACGTCTCGCCATTGACCGGGTCAGGATGCCGGAATTGGCGGCAACCATACGTAGTACCAACTTTGAAGAGGTCAACCGCGGGCTTGAGGCGGACGATGCCATACGCGAGGCGCAGCGCTGCATCCAGTGCAAGAACCGCCAGTGCGTCGAGGGGTGCCCGGTGGGCGTTTCGATCCCCGAATTCATAGGCCTGCTGGCGGAAAACGATCTGCCCGGCGCCGCACGCATTCTGCAGCACGACAACGCGCTGCCCGCCGTCTGCGGTCGGGTTTGTCCCCAGGAAACCCAGTGTGAGGCCAAGTGTGTGCGGGGAATCAAGGGAGAGGCCGTGGCCATCGGCTATCTGGAACGTTTCGTGGCCGACTGGGCCATGGAGAACGCCGCCCAACTCAGCACCGAACCCTTGCCCCCCGCTACCGGCAAGAAGGTAGCCGTCGTGGGGTGCGGGCCGGCCGGACTCACGGCGGCCGGCGAACTGGCCCGCGCCGGCCATGGCGTGGTGATCTTCGAGGCGCTGCACGATACCGGCGGGGTACTGCGCTATGGCATCCCCGAATTTCGTCTCCCCAAGGCGATCATCGATGTGGAGGTTGACCGCTTACGCGCACTCGGCGTGGAGATAGAGTGCAACGTGATCATCGGCAAGACCCTCACCCTTGCCCAACTTCGCCAGGAATTCGACGCGGTGTTCATCGCCAACGGGGCCGGCCTGCCGACCATGCTCAACATAGCGGGGGAGAACCTGAAAGGGGTTTATTCGGCCAACGAATACCTGACCAGGGTCAACCTGATGGGGGCGGGACGCCAAGCCGACGCCAGCACGCCGATCATCAAGGGACGCAACGTGGCCGTCATCGGCGGCGGCAACACGGCCATGGACTGTGTGCGCACCGCGCGGAGGCTGGGCGCGGAACGGGCCATGATCATCTATCGCCGCAGCGAGGCCGAAATGCCCGCCCGCGTGGAAGAGATCAAGCACGCCAAGGAGGAGGGCGTTGAGTTTCTCATGCTGACCGCTCCAGTGGCGATTCTCAGTGAAGGCGACGGATGGGCTGCTTCCCTTCGCTGCCAGCGCATGGAACTGGGCGAGCCGGACGCTTCGGGCCGGCGCAAGCCGGTGCCGGTGGAAGGCGCCCAGTACGACATCCCGGCCGACGTGGTCGTCAACGCCGTCGGTACGGGGGCCAACCCGCTCCTGACGGCAACGGCTCCCGACCTTGACCTGAACAAGTGGGGCAACATCGTTGCCGATGAGAGCGGCCTGACCAACCTGGAGGGGGTTTTCGCCGGCGGGGACATCGTCCGGGGTGGAGCGACCGTCATCCTGGCCATGGGAGACGGCAAACAGGCAGCGGCAGCCATTTCCGAATTTCTTGCCTGA
- a CDS encoding DEAD/DEAH box helicase, with product MGFTHFKFHPAVSAGIREAGYSHPTPIQKEAIPKIMEGRDVLGLAQTGTGKTAAFALPILDRLSKGARHVTRALVIAPTRELAEQIEASFRLFAGQTGLKSATVYGGVGQTPQIAALRKGTEIIVACPGRLLDLMQQGVAVLDNIEVLVLDEADQMFDMGFLPTIKKILLKLPAKRQTLLFSATMPDEIRKLAEEMLKAPVTVQIDKIKPATTVRHTLYPVEQHLKTALLMKILEKHTEGSVLVFTRTKHRAKRVGELLVKAGYQAASLQGNLSQNRRQEAMDGFRDGSYRILVATDIAARGIDVSLIGLVLNLDMPETAEFYVHRIGRTGRAERTGEAITFVTRDDTGAIKTLEKLLGKQIDRKTLPDFDYTVPAPQKDEEFKRHPHEQGNRRPAAKADARQQTKGPVRGSGPFRTKSEVAGEETKAAQKQPAAKAGAKPDAARSGKQRQWRGPSSRP from the coding sequence ATGGGATTCACCCATTTCAAGTTTCACCCGGCAGTGTCGGCCGGTATCCGCGAGGCAGGCTACTCGCACCCGACACCGATCCAGAAAGAAGCCATACCCAAGATAATGGAAGGACGCGATGTGCTCGGCCTGGCCCAGACCGGGACAGGAAAGACGGCTGCCTTCGCGCTGCCCATACTCGACCGGCTGAGCAAGGGCGCGCGCCACGTAACCCGGGCACTGGTTATCGCCCCGACGCGCGAACTCGCAGAACAGATCGAGGCATCCTTCCGGTTGTTCGCCGGCCAGACCGGCCTGAAAAGCGCCACGGTTTACGGCGGCGTCGGCCAGACGCCCCAGATAGCCGCCCTCAGAAAAGGCACCGAGATCATCGTAGCCTGCCCCGGACGGTTGCTGGACCTCATGCAACAAGGGGTGGCCGTGCTTGACAACATCGAGGTCCTCGTCCTTGACGAGGCCGATCAGATGTTCGACATGGGATTTCTGCCGACAATCAAAAAGATCCTCCTGAAACTTCCCGCCAAGAGACAGACCCTGCTCTTCTCGGCCACCATGCCGGACGAAATCCGTAAACTGGCCGAAGAGATGCTGAAGGCCCCCGTGACCGTGCAGATCGACAAGATCAAGCCCGCCACCACGGTGCGGCACACCCTCTACCCTGTCGAACAGCACCTGAAAACAGCCTTGTTGATGAAGATACTGGAAAAGCATACCGAGGGTTCGGTACTGGTCTTCACCAGGACAAAACACCGGGCCAAGCGGGTCGGCGAACTTCTGGTCAAAGCCGGTTACCAGGCCGCGTCGTTACAGGGCAACCTCTCCCAGAACCGGCGCCAGGAAGCCATGGACGGATTCAGGGACGGTTCATACCGGATTCTGGTGGCCACCGATATTGCCGCCCGGGGGATCGACGTATCACTGATAGGATTGGTCCTGAACCTGGACATGCCGGAGACGGCCGAATTCTACGTGCACAGGATCGGGCGGACCGGCAGGGCGGAGCGCACCGGGGAGGCCATAACGTTCGTCACCAGGGACGATACCGGCGCCATCAAGACGCTGGAAAAGTTGCTGGGCAAACAGATCGACCGCAAGACGCTGCCGGATTTTGACTACACGGTTCCGGCACCCCAGAAGGATGAGGAGTTCAAGCGGCACCCCCATGAGCAGGGCAACCGCCGGCCGGCTGCAAAAGCCGACGCCAGGCAGCAGACCAAAGGCCCCGTCCGGGGTTCCGGGCCATTCCGAACCAAGAGCGAGGTTGCCGGCGAAGAAACAAAGGCCGCCCAGAAGCAACCGGCGGCAAAAGCGGGTGCCAAGCCCGACGCCGCGCGTAGCGGAAAGCAGCGCCAATGGCGAGGCCCCAGCAGCAGGCCCTGA
- the ovoA gene encoding 5-histidylcysteine sulfoxide synthase, translated as MDLGNTRTTILNEGDPEQKRAEILEYFHRTFDIDEKLYETLRHDETFYLRADRLRHPLIFYFGHTATFFINKLTIAKAIESRINPRFESLFAVGVDEMSWDDLDSAHYDWPTRQEVKEYRDKVRELVDGLIRRLPLKLPITWADPLWAVMMGIEHERIHLETSSVLIRQLPIDQVVQLPFWSICNEAGEPPENRLLQVAGGPVVLGKSKDHPLYGWDNEYGRHEAEVAGFKASQCLVSNREFLAFVQAGGYGERKWWTEEGWNWREFRQAEHPLFWIKSGGGWKLRTMASEIDLPWNWPVEVNYLEAKAFCTWKASATGLPIRLPTEDEWNRLRDVCDIPDQPCWDKAPGNINLEYWSSSCPVDRFRSGDFYDVVGNVWQWTETPIYPFRGFQIHPWYDDFSTPTFDTRHNLIKGGSWISTGNEATRDSRYAFRRHFFQHAGFRYVESAAPVEVHHDQYETDTLTAQYCDAHYGAEHFGVANFPATCARLCLEVMAGRSRGRALDLGCALGRASFELARGGFRQVTGLDFSARFFRLAARMQDEGYLRYAFPEEGEILSFHEIGLADLGLEGARDRVEFFQADACNLPEKFTGYDLVLAANLIDRLYSPRRFLTTIHERINPGGVLVITSPYTWLEEFTKKEEWLGGYKDAGENVTSLEGLSSALAPRFRMLGEPRDVPFVIRETRRKFQHTVAEMTVWELK; from the coding sequence ATGGACCTTGGGAATACCCGCACCACCATCCTCAACGAGGGCGACCCGGAGCAGAAACGGGCCGAAATCCTGGAGTACTTTCATAGGACGTTCGACATCGACGAGAAACTCTACGAGACGCTCCGGCATGACGAAACCTTTTACCTTCGGGCCGACCGGCTGCGGCACCCGCTGATCTTCTACTTCGGCCATACCGCCACCTTCTTCATCAACAAACTGACCATCGCCAAGGCAATCGAAAGCCGCATCAACCCCCGCTTCGAGTCCCTGTTCGCCGTGGGGGTTGATGAAATGTCCTGGGATGATCTGGATTCGGCCCATTACGACTGGCCGACCCGCCAGGAGGTCAAGGAGTACCGCGACAAGGTTCGCGAACTGGTGGACGGGCTGATCCGCCGCCTGCCGCTCAAGTTGCCCATTACGTGGGCAGATCCGCTCTGGGCCGTCATGATGGGCATCGAGCACGAGCGCATCCACCTGGAAACCTCGTCGGTGCTGATCCGCCAGTTGCCCATCGACCAGGTGGTGCAACTGCCCTTCTGGTCGATTTGCAACGAGGCGGGCGAACCGCCCGAAAACCGGCTGCTTCAGGTTGCGGGAGGCCCGGTGGTTCTTGGCAAGTCCAAGGATCATCCTCTCTACGGCTGGGACAACGAGTATGGCCGCCATGAGGCCGAGGTGGCCGGGTTCAAGGCATCCCAATGTCTGGTATCCAACCGGGAGTTTCTGGCCTTTGTCCAGGCGGGCGGCTACGGGGAGCGGAAGTGGTGGACCGAGGAGGGATGGAACTGGCGGGAGTTCAGGCAGGCCGAGCACCCACTCTTCTGGATCAAAAGTGGCGGCGGCTGGAAGCTGCGCACCATGGCCTCGGAGATAGACCTGCCTTGGAACTGGCCGGTGGAGGTCAACTACCTTGAGGCCAAGGCCTTCTGTACCTGGAAGGCGTCCGCAACCGGCCTCCCCATCCGCCTGCCGACCGAGGACGAATGGAACCGGTTGCGGGACGTGTGCGACATTCCGGACCAACCCTGCTGGGACAAGGCGCCGGGAAACATCAACCTGGAATACTGGTCGTCATCCTGTCCGGTGGACCGCTTCCGTTCCGGCGATTTCTACGATGTGGTGGGCAACGTGTGGCAGTGGACCGAGACCCCCATCTACCCCTTCCGCGGGTTTCAGATCCACCCGTGGTACGATGATTTCTCCACCCCTACCTTCGATACCCGCCACAACCTGATAAAAGGCGGGTCATGGATATCCACCGGCAACGAGGCGACACGGGATTCGCGCTACGCTTTCCGCAGGCATTTTTTTCAGCATGCCGGTTTCCGTTACGTTGAGAGCGCCGCGCCGGTGGAGGTCCATCATGATCAGTACGAGACCGATACCTTGACGGCCCAGTACTGCGATGCCCATTACGGGGCCGAGCACTTCGGCGTGGCCAACTTCCCGGCGACCTGCGCAAGGCTCTGTCTGGAAGTGATGGCAGGACGCTCCAGGGGGCGGGCTCTGGACCTGGGGTGCGCCTTGGGGCGGGCCTCTTTCGAGCTGGCGCGAGGTGGCTTCCGGCAGGTGACGGGACTGGATTTTTCCGCACGATTTTTCCGCTTGGCAGCCCGCATGCAGGACGAAGGGTACCTGCGTTACGCCTTCCCCGAGGAGGGCGAGATTCTCTCGTTCCACGAGATCGGTCTGGCCGACCTGGGGCTGGAAGGTGCGCGCGACCGCGTGGAATTCTTTCAGGCAGACGCCTGCAACCTGCCGGAGAAGTTCACCGGCTACGATCTGGTTCTGGCGGCCAACCTGATCGACCGACTCTACTCGCCCCGCCGTTTCCTTACAACCATCCACGAACGCATCAATCCGGGCGGAGTGCTGGTGATTACCTCTCCGTACACCTGGCTGGAAGAGTTCACCAAAAAAGAGGAATGGCTGGGGGGCTACAAGGATGCGGGTGAGAACGTTACCTCGCTGGAAGGGCTCAGCAGTGCCCTTGCTCCCCGTTTCCGCATGCTGGGGGAACCGCGTGACGTCCCCTTTGTGATCCGCGAGACCCGGCGCAAGTTCCAGCACACCGTCGCCGAGATGACCGTATGGGAGTTGAAATGA
- a CDS encoding EAL and HDOD domain-containing protein, with translation MHDAAYLIGRQPILNGQEEITAFELLFRSPESVSSARFESPLRASSQVILATLSAIGIEPLLGRQHGFVNVDADLLMNDVIELLPHERIGLELLESIEITPDVVKRCRTLKSRGYRLVLDDHEYHSSFEPLYDGLVEIVKIDLVKTPLGRLPEMVERFQRYPVKLLAEKVETRGAFLRCRSLGVELFQGYFFARPSLIQRQQVANALSSFLTLMQQLVSGAETSEIETTFKQSPALVYKLLLLVNSVSVGLHEKIRTIRHAITIIGRQQLKRWVQIALFAGDGHQGANSPIMHLAVTRATFMEELARTPPHIGSCSPDEAFMVGILSILKDIYEVSVEEVVASLGLSDDIRNALTGGKGEMSVLLSLARMLEENDFDEAAECFEVLGIPLPLVLECQRRAFNWHQALI, from the coding sequence ATGCATGATGCGGCATATCTGATCGGCCGGCAGCCGATCCTGAACGGACAAGAAGAGATCACGGCCTTTGAACTGCTTTTCAGGTCGCCGGAATCGGTTTCATCCGCCCGGTTTGAGAGTCCGCTCCGGGCCAGTTCCCAGGTAATCCTTGCCACCCTTTCCGCCATCGGTATCGAGCCGCTCCTCGGCCGTCAGCACGGCTTTGTCAATGTCGACGCCGACCTCCTAATGAACGATGTTATCGAACTTTTGCCCCACGAGCGAATCGGTTTGGAGTTGTTGGAATCCATTGAAATTACTCCCGACGTCGTCAAGCGATGCCGGACGCTGAAATCCCGCGGTTATCGACTGGTCCTGGACGACCACGAATACCATTCGTCCTTCGAACCGCTCTATGATGGTCTTGTCGAGATCGTCAAGATCGATCTGGTCAAGACCCCTCTCGGCAGGCTCCCCGAGATGGTAGAGCGTTTTCAGCGCTACCCGGTCAAACTGCTGGCCGAAAAGGTGGAGACTCGCGGCGCCTTTCTGCGCTGCCGCAGTCTTGGGGTGGAACTGTTCCAGGGATATTTCTTCGCCCGTCCATCTCTCATTCAGAGACAACAGGTGGCAAACGCTCTCTCCAGCTTTCTCACCCTGATGCAACAACTGGTCAGTGGGGCCGAGACCAGCGAGATAGAGACAACCTTCAAACAGAGCCCGGCCCTGGTCTATAAACTCCTCTTGCTGGTCAACTCGGTATCCGTCGGCCTGCATGAGAAGATTCGCACCATCCGCCACGCCATAACCATCATCGGGCGACAGCAACTCAAACGGTGGGTGCAGATAGCGCTTTTCGCCGGCGACGGACACCAGGGGGCCAACAGCCCGATCATGCACCTGGCGGTGACCCGTGCCACTTTCATGGAAGAGTTGGCCCGGACGCCCCCTCACATCGGCAGTTGTTCTCCCGACGAAGCGTTCATGGTCGGCATCCTTTCGATTTTGAAGGACATATATGAGGTTTCCGTGGAGGAAGTTGTGGCGAGCCTTGGACTTTCCGACGATATCCGCAACGCCCTGACAGGCGGAAAGGGGGAGATGAGTGTCCTGCTCTCCCTGGCCAGGATGCTTGAGGAAAACGACTTCGACGAGGCTGCCGAATGCTTTGAGGTATTGGGTATCCCGCTTCCGCTTGTTTTGGAGTGCCAGAGAAGGGCCTTCAATTGGCATCAGGCGCTCATATGA
- a CDS encoding peptidylprolyl isomerase: protein MAQAKQGDKVKIDYTGTLEDGTVFDSTLESECDSDECGCEEDGDCGDDDCGCGCESGPMVLTIGAGELFPLIDEALVGMAPGDKKTVVIPAADAFGEYDKERVFTVPRSDLPDDMEPVVGDELVLANEDDEELGVAVIEANADSVTFDANHPLAGENLTFEVSLLEIL from the coding sequence ATGGCACAGGCAAAACAAGGCGACAAGGTAAAAATCGACTACACCGGCACGCTGGAAGATGGTACCGTTTTTGATTCAACTCTGGAGAGCGAGTGCGATTCCGATGAGTGCGGCTGCGAGGAAGATGGCGACTGCGGCGATGACGATTGCGGTTGCGGCTGCGAAAGCGGGCCGATGGTGCTTACCATCGGAGCGGGGGAACTGTTCCCCCTGATCGATGAAGCGTTGGTCGGTATGGCCCCGGGCGACAAGAAGACCGTCGTTATCCCGGCTGCGGACGCCTTCGGCGAATACGACAAGGAGCGGGTCTTCACCGTGCCGCGCAGCGATCTCCCGGACGACATGGAGCCGGTTGTGGGCGACGAACTGGTGCTCGCCAATGAGGACGACGAAGAGTTGGGTGTAGCGGTCATCGAGGCAAACGCAGACAGCGTCACCTTCGACGCCAACCATCCCCTGGCGGGCGAGAACCTCACCTTTGAGGTATCACTGCTGGAGATTCTGTAG